A window of Castanea sativa cultivar Marrone di Chiusa Pesio chromosome 1, ASM4071231v1 contains these coding sequences:
- the LOC142638657 gene encoding transcription factor CPC-like isoform X1, with amino-acid sequence MDKRPRKQAKTRSSKSEAEVSSIEWDFIKMTEQEEDLICRMYRLVGDRWDLIAGRLPGRKPEEIERFWIMRHGEVFAEKRNKHRTKNS; translated from the exons ATGGACAAACGTCCTCGGAAACAAGCTAAGACCAGGAGCTCCAAGTCAGAAG CAGAAGTGAGCAGTATTGAGTGGGATTTCATAAAGATGACTGAACAAGAAGAGGATCTCATCTGTAGGATGTACAGACTTGTTGGAGACAG GTGGGATTTGATAGCAGGTCGGCTTCCAGGGCGAAAACCAGAAGAAATAGAGAGGTTTTGGATAATGAGACATGGTGAGGTATTTgcagagaaaagaaacaagcaTAGGACCAAGAATTCATAA
- the LOC142638657 gene encoding transcription factor CPC-like isoform X2, with translation MDKRPRKQAKTRSSKSEEVSSIEWDFIKMTEQEEDLICRMYRLVGDRWDLIAGRLPGRKPEEIERFWIMRHGEVFAEKRNKHRTKNS, from the exons ATGGACAAACGTCCTCGGAAACAAGCTAAGACCAGGAGCTCCAAGTCAGAAG AAGTGAGCAGTATTGAGTGGGATTTCATAAAGATGACTGAACAAGAAGAGGATCTCATCTGTAGGATGTACAGACTTGTTGGAGACAG GTGGGATTTGATAGCAGGTCGGCTTCCAGGGCGAAAACCAGAAGAAATAGAGAGGTTTTGGATAATGAGACATGGTGAGGTATTTgcagagaaaagaaacaagcaTAGGACCAAGAATTCATAA